The genomic DNA GGATACCGCGGCGGAGAGCTCCGCGCTGCGGGCGTCCACCGTGGCGTAAACCTCGGCGGTGGCTGCCTTCAGCGTGGCGACGCCGGCGGCCATGGCGATCGGGTTACCGGAGAGGGTTCCGGCCTGGTAGACCGGTCCCAGCGGGGCCAGATAATCCATTACGTCGGCGCGGCCGCCCAGGGCCGCCACGGGCATGCCGCCGCCGATGACCTTGCCGAAGGTGAACAGGTCCGGCGTCCAGCGCTCCGCCGCGTCGGCTGCGCCGCCGGTGAGGCCCCAGTAGCCGGCCGGCCCGGTGCGGAAGCCGGTGAGGACCTCGTCCAGGATCAGCAGGGCACCGTGCGAGGCGGTGATGCGGGACAGTGCGGCGTTGAAGCCCTCGTCCGGGGTCACCACGCCCATGTTGGCGGGGGCAGCCTCGGTAATGACCGCGGCGATGTCGGAGCCGTGCTCGGCAAAGGCCTTTTCCACGGCGGCAACATCGTTGTACGGCAACACCAGGGTCTCGGCAGCGGTGGCTGCCGTGACGCCGGCGGAGCCGGGCAGGGCCAGCGTGGCCAGGCCGGAGCCGGCGGAGGCCAGCAGGCCGTCCAGGTGTCCGTGGTAGCAGCCGGCGAATTTAATGACCAGGTTCCGGCCGGTGTAGCCACGGGCCAGCCGGATGGCGGTCATGGTGGCTTCGGTGCCGGTGGAAACCATGCGCAGGCGCTTCACAGCCGGCACGCGGTCCATGACCAGCTGCGCCAGCTCTGCCTCGGCGGGGGTGGAAGCGCCGAAGGAGAGCCCGTTATCGACGGCCGCGTGCACGGCGGCCAGTACGTCCGGGTGCGAGTGGCCCACCAGCGCCGGACCCCACGAGCAGACGAGGTCCACGTAGTCGCGGCCCTCGGAGTCGGTGATGTACGGCCCCTTGGCGGAGACCATGAACTTCGGCGTGCCGCCCACCGAGCCGAAGGCCCGGACCGGGGAGTTCACGCCGCCGGGCATCAGGGCCCGGGCACGGTCGAAAAGCTCGTCATTGGAGGACGGTGTTACAGGTGAGGACATTACTTGCTTTCCTTCAGCCAGGCTGCCAGCTCGGCGGCCCAGTAGGTGAGAATCATGTTCGCGCCGGCCCGCTTGATGCCCAGCACCGACTCTTCGATGGCCCGGCGGCGGTCAATCCAGCCGTTGGCGGCGGCAGCTTCAATCATCGCGTACTCGCCTGAAATCTGGTAAGCGCCCACCGGCACCGGTGACATCGCGGCCACGTCGGCCAGCACGTCCAGGTAGCTCATGGCCGGCTTGACCATCACCATGTCGGCGCCTTCTTCGAGGTCCAGCTCCACTTCCAGAAGCGCCTCACGGCGGTTGGCAGCTTCCATCTGGTAGGTCCGGCGGTCGCCCTTGAGCTGGGAGTCCACCGCTTCACGGAACGGTCCGTAGAACGCCGAGGCGTACTTGGCGGCGTAGGCGAAGAGGGAAACGTCCTGGTAGCCGGCCTCGTCCAGAGCCTGGCGGATAACGGCTATCTGGCCGTCCATCATGCCGGACGGGCCCAGGACGTGGGCGCCGGCGCGGGCCTGCTCCACAGCCATCCGGCCGTAGATTTCCAACGTGGTGTCGTTATCCACCACGCCGTTGTCATCCAGCACCCCGCAGTGTCCGTGGTCGGTGAATTCATCCAGGCAGACATCGCTCATAATCACCAGCTCGTCGCCCACTTCTTCGCGCACCGCCGCGATGCCGCGGTTGAGGATGCCGTTGGGGTCCGTGCCGGCGCTGCCCACGGCGTCGCGTTCAGCGGGGATGCCAAAGAGCATGATGCCGCCCACCCCGAGTTCCACTGCTTCCGCGGCGGCCTTCTTCAGGGAGTCCATGGTGTGCTGGACAACGCCGGGCATGGAGGTCAGCGGATTGGGTTCGGTAATCCCCTCGCGAACAAAGGCGGGCAGGATCAGCTCGGCCGGATCGAGCCGGTATTCGGCGGTCAGGCGGCGCATGGCGGGTGTGGTGCGCAGCCGGCGGGGACGGTGCTGGGGGAAGCTCATAGAGGTAAGTCTGCCTTCCGGTATTGGTGGAGCTAGTTTTTGGAGCCCGTTGACATAGCAACGGACAGTGCCTGCGCTATTCCCTTGGGAGTCGGGTGTTCCGCCACGGCATGCAGCGGCAGGTGAAGCCCGCGCATCTGCGCGGCTGTGCTGTCTCCGATCGCCACCAGCAGTGTGCCCGCAGGTACCGGGGAACACCGCGTCGCGAAACGCAGGGCAATGCTCGGGGAGGTCAGGACGACGGCACGGGGCCCGGCAGGCGCCAGGGCGCGGAACGCCGAAGCGTCCAGGAGTCCGTCAGCGGGAACCTCAGGGGTGAAGCGCATTCCCGGCGCCGGGAAATCAACGGTGCAGTAAGCGGTGACGGCACGCACCTCCCAGCCCAGGGCGGTCAGCGCGTCATGCAGCGAAGGGTCGGCAATGTCCGCCTGGGGCAGCAGGACCCGCAGGTCTCCCCCTTCGGGGTCTGAGCCGGAGGGGTCCGGCCAGGACGCAGCCAGTCCGCGGGCAGACTGGTCCGAGTCGGGCATAAAATCGACGTCGAAACCTGCCTCCTCCAAGGCATGCCGGGTGCCCGCACCCACCGCCGCGATCCGGGTATCCGCCGGAACCACGGATCCGGGGAGGATCCCCAGGGCAGCACACCGGTGCGTGACGGCCCGGACGGTTGTCACGGAAGTGAACACCACCCAGGCGAACCGGCCTGCCCTGAGCGCATTCAGTGCTCCGTCCAGTGCCGCCGTGTCCGCGGGGAACTGGAAGTCGATCAGCGGCATCAGCGCTACCGCTGCACCGCAGTCCTCCAGTTCCCGGACCATGGCCGAGGCCCGGTCCGGGGTACGCGGAAGCACCACGCTGAGTCCGGTGAGGTCCGGACCGTTATGCCTGGTGGCTGCCATCTCAGCAGGACCCGTGGAGCATCAGCTGGCGGGCAGATCTGTGAGCTGCCCGGCGCCGGCTGCCAGCAGTTCCTCGGCAACCTGCACGCCGAGGGCGCGGGCTGCGTCTTCGCTGAGGTCCGCGACGGCGGCGCTGCGCCGCAGCAGGCGGGTTCCATCATCGCTGCAGACCACTGCTTCGAGGCTGATGGTGCCTTCCTCCACATGCGCCAGTGCGCCTACGGGGGCGGTGCATCCGGCTTCAAGCCTGCCCAGCATGGCGCGTTCAGCGGCCACGGTGAGCCTGCTGTCCCGGTGGTCATATGCCTGCAGTGCCTTCGCCAGCGCACCGTCTTCGGCATCGGCGGTACGGCACTCCACGGCCAGGGCGCCCTGGCCCGGGGCAGGTAGCATCACGGCGGGATCAATGAACTCGGTGACCACACCCAGACGGCCCAGCCGGGCCAGTCCGGCCGCGGCGAGCACCACGGCGTCGAGGTCTCCCGGCGCGCCTGCCACGAGTCCTGCCACGCGTCCCAGCCGGGTATCCACGTTGCCGCGGATGTCCACGATCTCCAGGTCCGGGCGGGCGGCCCGCAGCTGTGCGGCACGGCGCGGCGAGCCGGTGCCGATTTTGGCTCCGGCCGGAAGCTCCGCCAGGGTCAGGCCGTCACGGGCGCAGAGCACGTCGCGTACGTCCACGCGTTCGGGAATGGCGCCTAGCGCCAGGCCCGGGGCCGCAGCCGTCGGAAGGTCCTTGAGCGAATGCACGGCGACATCGCAGTCCCCCCTCAGCAGCGATTCGCGCAGTGCAGCGACAAAAACCCCGGTTCCGCCGATTTGGGACAACGCGGCACGGTTGATGTCCCCCTCGGTACGCACGCGCACCAGTTCGACGTCGAACCCGCCCAGGGCCGAAAGCGCTTCGGACACCGTGGTGGTCTGCGTAACGGCGAGGGCACTGCCGCGGGTCCCGATCAGGACGGGCGAGTGGGCCACTATTCGACACCCACAGTGGAATCAGCGCCGGCGATGGTCGGCTTTTCGCCGCGCAGGTTCGCGCAGCAGCCGGGACGGCAGACGTCGTACCACGGACCGAGCGCGGTCAGCGCGGGACGGTCGGCAATGTTGTTCTCCACCGTGCGCTCCTGGACCAGGTCCACCAGGCCGGAGACAAAGGTGTCGTGGATGCCCGGTGTCGGAGTGCGGTCTGCAGCGAGGCCAAGTTCCTTGCAGGTATCCATGGCTTCGGTGTCCAGGTCCCAGAGGACTTCCATGTGGTCGCTGACAAAGCCGAGCGGGACAATCACCACGCCGTTGACGCCCTTGGCCGGCAGTTCGGCAATGGCATCGTTGATGTCCGGTTCCAGCCAGGGAATGTGCGGGGCGCCGGAGCGGGACTGGTAGACCAGCTGCCAGTCCAGGCCTGCCGCTTCGGGGATCCGGTCCATGATGGCGCGGGCGTTGGCCAGGTGCTGGGCAACGTAGGCGCTGCCTTCTTCGAACTCCCGGTCGCGGGGGCCGGAGGCCTCGGCGTCGGCAGTGGGAATGGAGTGAGTGGAGAAGAGGATTTCAATCTTCCCGTCCGTGATGCCCCGGGCCTCCAGCTGTTCGCGGACCTTGGCGACCGACTCGCGCACGCCTTCGACGAACGGCTCCACAAACCCCGGGTGGTCGAAGTACTGACGTACCTTGTCCACCTGCAGCTTCTTGTCCAGGCCGGTCTTGAGCAGGTTCATGCCCAGGTCCTCCCGGTACTGGCGGCAGCTGGAGTAGGAGGAGTAAACACTGGTGGTGACCATCAGGATCCGGCGGTACCCGGTGTCATAGGCGTCCTGCAGGACATCCTTGATGTAGGGCGCCCAGTTGCGGTTGCCCCACAGTACGGGCAGCTCCACGCCTCGGCGTTCCAGCTCAGCCTCGAGTGCAGCCTTCAGC from Arthrobacter zhangbolii includes the following:
- the hemC gene encoding hydroxymethylbilane synthase, which codes for MAHSPVLIGTRGSALAVTQTTTVSEALSALGGFDVELVRVRTEGDINRAALSQIGGTGVFVAALRESLLRGDCDVAVHSLKDLPTAAAPGLALGAIPERVDVRDVLCARDGLTLAELPAGAKIGTGSPRRAAQLRAARPDLEIVDIRGNVDTRLGRVAGLVAGAPGDLDAVVLAAAGLARLGRLGVVTEFIDPAVMLPAPGQGALAVECRTADAEDGALAKALQAYDHRDSRLTVAAERAMLGRLEAGCTAPVGALAHVEEGTISLEAVVCSDDGTRLLRRSAAVADLSEDAARALGVQVAEELLAAGAGQLTDLPAS
- a CDS encoding ferrochelatase encodes the protein MTSDLSHEPAAFNPLEGVDENGRMEPKHYDAILLASFGGPEGQEDVIPFLRNVTAGRGIPDERLEEVATHYRANGGISPINAQNRALKAALEAELERRGVELPVLWGNRNWAPYIKDVLQDAYDTGYRRILMVTTSVYSSYSSCRQYREDLGMNLLKTGLDKKLQVDKVRQYFDHPGFVEPFVEGVRESVAKVREQLEARGITDGKIEILFSTHSIPTADAEASGPRDREFEEGSAYVAQHLANARAIMDRIPEAAGLDWQLVYQSRSGAPHIPWLEPDINDAIAELPAKGVNGVVIVPLGFVSDHMEVLWDLDTEAMDTCKELGLAADRTPTPGIHDTFVSGLVDLVQERTVENNIADRPALTALGPWYDVCRPGCCANLRGEKPTIAGADSTVGVE
- the hemB gene encoding porphobilinogen synthase produces the protein MSFPQHRPRRLRTTPAMRRLTAEYRLDPAELILPAFVREGITEPNPLTSMPGVVQHTMDSLKKAAAEAVELGVGGIMLFGIPAERDAVGSAGTDPNGILNRGIAAVREEVGDELVIMSDVCLDEFTDHGHCGVLDDNGVVDNDTTLEIYGRMAVEQARAGAHVLGPSGMMDGQIAVIRQALDEAGYQDVSLFAYAAKYASAFYGPFREAVDSQLKGDRRTYQMEAANRREALLEVELDLEEGADMVMVKPAMSYLDVLADVAAMSPVPVGAYQISGEYAMIEAAAANGWIDRRRAIEESVLGIKRAGANMILTYWAAELAAWLKESK
- the hemL gene encoding glutamate-1-semialdehyde 2,1-aminomutase; the protein is MSSPVTPSSNDELFDRARALMPGGVNSPVRAFGSVGGTPKFMVSAKGPYITDSEGRDYVDLVCSWGPALVGHSHPDVLAAVHAAVDNGLSFGASTPAEAELAQLVMDRVPAVKRLRMVSTGTEATMTAIRLARGYTGRNLVIKFAGCYHGHLDGLLASAGSGLATLALPGSAGVTAATAAETLVLPYNDVAAVEKAFAEHGSDIAAVITEAAPANMGVVTPDEGFNAALSRITASHGALLILDEVLTGFRTGPAGYWGLTGGAADAAERWTPDLFTFGKVIGGGMPVAALGGRADVMDYLAPLGPVYQAGTLSGNPIAMAAGVATLKAATAEVYATVDARSAELSAAVSAELDKAGVDHSIQRAGSLFSVAFGTSATGVHNYEQAQAQEAFRYRPFFHSMLDSGVYLPPSVFEAWFLSGAHDDAAMDRIYAALPAAAKAAAQAQP
- a CDS encoding uroporphyrinogen-III synthase — its product is MAATRHNGPDLTGLSVVLPRTPDRASAMVRELEDCGAAVALMPLIDFQFPADTAALDGALNALRAGRFAWVVFTSVTTVRAVTHRCAALGILPGSVVPADTRIAAVGAGTRHALEEAGFDVDFMPDSDQSARGLAASWPDPSGSDPEGGDLRVLLPQADIADPSLHDALTALGWEVRAVTAYCTVDFPAPGMRFTPEVPADGLLDASAFRALAPAGPRAVVLTSPSIALRFATRCSPVPAGTLLVAIGDSTAAQMRGLHLPLHAVAEHPTPKGIAQALSVAMSTGSKN